A DNA window from Bacteroides cellulosilyticus contains the following coding sequences:
- a CDS encoding sensor histidine kinase, protein MEACRTTGLVSLFLLLFWLLIPGHIHGQQTSEQEKYHVDSTLFVYYQHCKAEIKSPSVMQMLDTLFLMAKEKGDLRMQAVAISSKTDHFYFGPSFEGQEDSLILYTNTIKDFARKTNQPQYYYFAWANRLITYYTKQKKLNLALYEANKMQQESESREEIDGMQNCYQALLRIYQSKELYKQATVYAQKLIDLTLKYNLNKYNLANKYLELGNCYLRTNEPAKAWEALEESKLYIGNELNQGAYLCGLLRYYIHTKDMVKARETLKETTQLFSKNTELRIKRATNLLEIETNYYIETGEYDKALGVFQQAFEKLSQNGFITPTLYRKRGSIYTAKKDYQKAIESYEKAFELSDSLNSAQEDIAVGEFATILGMEHLNLENKELIQKNQEIQLEKRRYLIILLCIIVVIVGVMFFRETQLNKVLRRAKDAEQSASRMKTEFIQNMSHEIRTPLNSIVGFSQILSCKISEEDEESKEYTTIIEQGSNHLLQLVDNVLELSSLDSGTPIPTDTKVEINALCRQWVEKAKSSLKPGVELVYQPEQDELHLYTNPGRLTQVVSHLLHNSARFTEKGSITLSWHINPKQRSLVISVTDTGIGIPQDKQDFVFERFAKIDTFSTGTGLGLALGRLIMEKMDGSLVLDDKYTEGCSFVLTLPIK, encoded by the coding sequence ATGGAAGCATGCAGAACGACTGGGCTGGTCTCTCTTTTCCTACTACTTTTCTGGTTGCTTATTCCCGGACATATTCACGGGCAACAGACAAGCGAACAAGAAAAGTATCATGTTGACAGTACATTATTTGTATATTATCAACATTGTAAGGCAGAAATAAAATCTCCTTCTGTCATGCAGATGCTTGATACGTTATTCCTTATGGCCAAAGAAAAAGGAGATTTACGTATGCAGGCAGTCGCCATATCCAGCAAAACAGATCATTTCTATTTTGGTCCGTCCTTTGAAGGCCAAGAGGACAGCCTGATATTGTATACCAACACCATCAAAGACTTTGCCCGGAAAACCAATCAACCTCAATATTATTATTTTGCCTGGGCCAACCGTCTCATAACTTACTATACCAAACAGAAGAAATTAAACCTGGCCCTCTATGAAGCCAACAAGATGCAACAAGAATCGGAAAGTCGGGAAGAAATTGATGGCATGCAGAATTGCTACCAAGCACTGTTGCGCATCTATCAGAGTAAAGAACTCTACAAACAAGCCACTGTATATGCACAAAAACTGATAGATCTCACATTAAAATATAACCTGAATAAATATAATCTGGCAAACAAATATCTTGAATTAGGTAACTGCTACCTCCGTACCAACGAACCAGCAAAGGCCTGGGAGGCTCTTGAAGAAAGTAAATTGTATATTGGGAATGAACTAAACCAAGGAGCTTATCTATGCGGACTACTTCGTTATTATATTCACACCAAAGATATGGTCAAAGCCCGGGAAACACTAAAAGAAACCACACAACTTTTCAGCAAGAATACCGAACTGCGTATTAAGCGTGCTACTAATCTACTAGAAATTGAAACCAATTATTACATAGAAACCGGCGAATACGATAAAGCCCTGGGGGTATTCCAGCAAGCCTTTGAAAAGCTGAGCCAAAATGGATTTATCACCCCTACACTATACCGCAAACGTGGGTCTATCTATACTGCAAAAAAGGACTATCAGAAAGCAATTGAGAGTTATGAAAAAGCTTTTGAACTCAGTGATTCACTGAATAGTGCCCAGGAAGACATAGCTGTAGGAGAGTTCGCAACCATTTTGGGAATGGAACATCTTAATTTAGAAAACAAGGAGTTAATACAGAAAAATCAGGAAATACAATTGGAAAAACGCCGGTATCTCATCATTCTACTATGTATCATAGTAGTGATCGTAGGTGTCATGTTCTTCCGCGAAACCCAACTGAATAAAGTTCTGCGGCGTGCCAAAGATGCAGAACAGAGCGCTAGTCGTATGAAAACGGAATTCATACAGAATATGAGCCATGAGATACGCACTCCACTCAATTCTATAGTAGGTTTTTCGCAAATACTCAGCTGCAAAATTTCTGAAGAAGACGAAGAATCGAAAGAATATACGACTATCATCGAGCAAGGCAGTAATCATTTGCTTCAATTGGTAGACAACGTATTGGAATTATCCAGTCTTGATAGCGGCACACCCATCCCCACCGATACTAAAGTAGAGATAAACGCACTGTGCCGTCAATGGGTGGAAAAGGCTAAAAGCTCACTCAAACCTGGAGTAGAGCTGGTTTACCAACCGGAACAGGACGAGCTCCACCTGTACACTAATCCCGGACGCCTCACTCAAGTGGTATCGCACTTGCTCCACAATTCAGCCCGATTCACCGAAAAAGGCAGCATCACACTCAGTTGGCATATCAATCCTAAGCAACGGTCATTGGTGATTTCCGTAACAGACACCGGAATCGGCATCCCCCAGGACAAGCAGGACTTTGTATTCGAACGTTTTGCCAAAATAGATACATTCTCCACAGGAACCGGACTGGGATTAGCACTTGGGCGCCTCATCATGGAAAAAATGGACGGTAGTCTGGTGCTCGATGATAAATATACCGAAGGATGCAGCTTCGTATTAACTTTACCCATAAAATGA
- a CDS encoding sensor histidine kinase codes for MNTRRTSRHILTVLLCLTTLCSLPMRAQQRDTQKEYNVDSTLYVYYLHCKAEVSSPTVIQMSDTLFRMAGEKGDQRMQAVALCNKLDFYYYQNKQLDSITHYVNIVKDFARKTNQPKYYYFAWSKRLINYYIKQHQNNIALYEANKMMQEAEQEKYMDGIANAYNVLSSIYQLKRLYSLAIDNKKKEIEITLEYDLDKYNLSTTYSILGGLYSLTGEADKAIEYLNKSATCIYSSTQEFYYYVRLAQYYLLIEDNAQAWEYLKKAKDLSNSKKEVQKNLQEYDGVLKQYYIATKQYEKALEVQDHIISVYHPNDKSFIEDVLNRAAIYYEMGDLPQAARYYNEYYTLNDSAQISNENITAGEFAAMLGVERLNLEKSELQQQMQQRDLANKQRIIIFLIALLTLGFIIFYREHLLNGRLRISQKQLSEKNNELLRSQEELKYAKEQAEDGSRMKSEFIQNMSHEIRTPLNSIVGFSQILSSYFSDSDDTKEYAHIIEQNSTNLLQLVNDVLDLSYLDGEREIPAQTIADITGVCQTCIDQVRFKLKPDVQLIFTPERENFTMQTNPDRISQILMNLLQNAAKFTQEGSITLTYHIREEEKIILFSVTDTGIGIPADKQETVFERFTKLDSFVPGTGLGLSISRMIAEKMGGTLLVDSTYTAGCRFILTLPLKE; via the coding sequence ATGAACACAAGAAGGACATCCCGGCATATCCTTACCGTTTTGCTCTGCCTCACCACATTATGCAGCCTCCCCATGCGAGCGCAGCAAAGAGACACGCAGAAAGAATACAATGTAGATAGCACATTATATGTTTACTATCTGCATTGCAAAGCAGAAGTGAGCTCTCCTACCGTAATACAAATGTCCGATACTCTTTTCCGCATGGCAGGCGAAAAAGGCGACCAGCGTATGCAAGCAGTAGCCTTGTGTAATAAACTGGACTTCTATTATTATCAAAACAAGCAATTGGACAGCATCACCCATTATGTAAATATAGTAAAAGACTTTGCCAGAAAGACCAATCAGCCTAAATACTACTACTTCGCATGGAGCAAACGGCTCATCAACTACTACATCAAACAGCATCAAAACAACATAGCGCTATACGAAGCAAACAAGATGATGCAGGAAGCGGAACAGGAAAAGTACATGGATGGAATTGCCAATGCCTACAACGTACTAAGCAGCATTTACCAGCTCAAAAGACTGTACAGCCTGGCTATCGATAATAAAAAGAAAGAAATAGAAATCACACTGGAATACGACCTGGACAAATATAACTTATCCACCACCTATTCGATATTGGGAGGGCTTTATAGCCTGACAGGTGAAGCCGATAAAGCTATTGAATACCTCAATAAAAGCGCTACCTGCATTTATAGCAGTACACAGGAATTCTATTATTATGTCCGCCTCGCCCAATATTATCTTTTAATCGAAGATAATGCCCAGGCATGGGAATACCTGAAAAAAGCCAAAGACTTATCCAACTCTAAAAAAGAAGTGCAGAAGAATCTGCAAGAATATGATGGAGTCCTGAAACAATACTATATAGCAACAAAACAATATGAAAAAGCTCTGGAAGTTCAGGACCACATCATCAGCGTATACCACCCTAATGACAAAAGTTTTATTGAGGACGTTCTCAACCGGGCTGCAATATACTATGAAATGGGAGATTTACCCCAAGCAGCCCGATATTATAATGAATACTACACTCTGAATGACTCTGCCCAAATAAGCAACGAAAATATTACGGCAGGAGAGTTTGCCGCCATGCTGGGTGTAGAGCGGCTGAACCTGGAAAAGAGCGAACTGCAGCAACAAATGCAGCAACGCGATTTGGCGAACAAGCAACGTATTATCATTTTCCTGATTGCATTACTAACTCTCGGTTTTATCATCTTTTACCGCGAGCACCTCCTCAATGGGCGGCTACGCATATCACAGAAGCAACTCAGCGAAAAAAACAATGAATTGCTCCGCTCGCAAGAAGAGCTGAAATACGCTAAAGAGCAAGCAGAAGACGGCAGCCGCATGAAGTCGGAATTCATTCAGAACATGAGCCACGAGATACGTACGCCACTAAACTCCATCGTAGGCTTCTCACAAATTCTCAGCAGTTACTTCAGCGATAGCGACGATACAAAAGAGTATGCCCATATTATCGAGCAGAACAGCACCAACCTTCTGCAACTCGTCAATGACGTGCTCGACCTTTCCTATCTGGATGGTGAGCGGGAGATACCTGCACAGACCATTGCAGATATTACAGGCGTCTGCCAAACCTGCATAGACCAGGTGCGCTTCAAACTAAAACCGGATGTGCAACTGATATTCACCCCCGAACGGGAGAACTTTACCATGCAAACAAATCCCGACCGCATTTCGCAGATATTAATGAATCTTCTGCAAAACGCGGCAAAGTTCACGCAAGAAGGCAGCATCACCCTCACCTACCATATCCGCGAAGAGGAGAAAATAATTCTGTTTAGTGTAACCGATACGGGTATCGGCATTCCGGCAGATAAGCAAGAAACTGTATTTGAGCGTTTCACCAAACTGGACTCGTTTGTTCCCGGCACAGGGTTGGGGTTATCCATCAGCCGCATGATTGCCGAAAAGATGGGAGGCACCCTTCTTGTAGACTCAACCTATACAGCCGGCTGCCGCTTTATCCTGACTTTACCGTTGAAGGAATAA
- a CDS encoding UDP-N-acetylmuramoyl-tripeptide--D-alanyl-D-alanine ligase — protein sequence MDITTLYKIYLECTSVTTDSRNCPEGSLFIALKGDNFNGNAFAAKALESGSAYAVVDEAEHAPTGDSHYILVDNCLHTLQQLANYHRRQLGTRLIGITGTNGKTTTKELMAAVLLQKYNILYTLGNLNNHIGVPLTLLRLKPEHELGIIEMGASHPGDIKELVNIAEPDYGIITNVGKAHLEGFGSFEGVIKTKGELYDYLRERKNSTVFIHHDNAFLKEIAGGLNLISYGSEDGLYISGHVTGNSPYLTFEWKAGKDGEHHEVKTQLIGEYNFPNALAAITIGRFFDVEPGKIDIALAEYAPQNNRSQLKQTADNTLIIDAYNANPTSMQASISNFRNMEVENKMLILGDMRELGKDGPEEHQKIADFLTECGFKDVMLVGDQFAAAKHNFPTYPDAPAVIEVLQKSKPHGKTILIKGSNGIKLSTVIDYL from the coding sequence ATGGATATCACCACCCTTTACAAGATATATCTGGAATGCACCAGCGTGACAACCGACAGCCGCAACTGTCCTGAAGGTTCTTTATTCATTGCCCTGAAAGGCGATAATTTCAACGGAAATGCCTTTGCCGCCAAAGCATTGGAATCAGGAAGTGCATACGCAGTAGTAGACGAAGCCGAACACGCCCCGACAGGCGATTCACATTATATATTAGTAGACAATTGCCTGCATACGCTGCAACAACTTGCCAATTACCATCGCCGCCAACTGGGCACACGCCTCATCGGTATCACGGGCACCAATGGGAAAACCACCACCAAAGAACTAATGGCTGCCGTCCTGTTGCAGAAATATAATATACTTTATACACTGGGGAACTTGAATAACCACATCGGCGTCCCCCTCACCTTGCTGCGTCTGAAACCGGAACATGAACTCGGCATCATAGAAATGGGTGCCAGCCATCCGGGAGACATCAAAGAATTAGTAAATATAGCCGAACCGGATTATGGCATCATCACCAATGTAGGCAAGGCGCATCTGGAAGGTTTCGGTTCTTTCGAAGGAGTTATCAAGACCAAAGGCGAACTGTACGATTACCTCCGCGAGCGGAAAAACTCTACAGTCTTCATTCATCACGACAACGCATTTCTGAAAGAGATTGCCGGAGGATTAAACCTGATTTCTTACGGAAGCGAAGACGGGCTATACATCAGCGGGCACGTGACCGGCAATTCCCCTTATCTCACTTTTGAATGGAAAGCGGGCAAAGACGGTGAACACCATGAAGTGAAGACGCAACTGATTGGTGAATATAACTTCCCGAATGCGTTGGCTGCTATCACCATCGGTCGTTTCTTTGATGTGGAACCGGGAAAAATAGATATTGCTTTAGCTGAATATGCTCCACAGAATAATCGTTCGCAGTTGAAACAAACCGCAGATAATACGCTGATTATTGATGCATACAACGCCAACCCCACCAGCATGCAGGCTTCCATCAGCAACTTCCGTAATATGGAAGTTGAAAATAAAATGCTGATATTGGGAGATATGAGAGAATTGGGAAAGGATGGTCCGGAAGAACATCAGAAGATTGCAGACTTCCTGACAGAATGTGGTTTCAAGGATGTAATGCTGGTAGGAGACCAATTCGCTGCCGCGAAACATAACTTCCCGACTTATCCGGATGCCCCGGCGGTCATTGAAGTTTTACAGAAAAGCAAACCTCATGGAAAAACAATCCTTATCAAAGGATCGAACGGAATTAAACTGAGTACGGTGATTGATTATTTATAG
- a CDS encoding VanZ family protein: MLYYIKKYPVSLLIILTVIYLSFFKPPTTDLSNIPNIDKIVHICMYLGMSGMLWLEFLRAHQKGDSPLWHAWVGAFVCPVLFSGMVELLQEYCTTYRGGDWLDFAANTTGALIASLIGYFVLRPRMAKKQ, encoded by the coding sequence ATGCTATACTATATTAAGAAATATCCGGTATCATTACTGATTATACTGACGGTAATCTATTTGTCGTTCTTTAAACCGCCTACCACCGATTTGAGCAATATTCCTAATATTGATAAAATCGTACACATTTGTATGTATTTAGGGATGTCCGGTATGCTGTGGCTGGAATTCCTGCGGGCGCACCAAAAAGGAGATTCTCCATTGTGGCATGCGTGGGTAGGAGCATTTGTCTGTCCGGTATTATTTAGTGGAATGGTGGAATTGTTGCAGGAATACTGCACTACTTATCGTGGAGGCGATTGGCTGGACTTTGCAGCCAATACAACAGGAGCGCTGATTGCTTCGCTGATAGGATACTTTGTGTTACGTCCGCGAATGGCGAAGAAACAATAA
- a CDS encoding sodium-dependent transporter: MTKNDRANFGSKLGVILASAGSAVGLGNIWRFPYETGNHGGAAFILIYLACVLILGIPIMVSEFLIGRHSRANTAGAYQKLAPGTHWRWVGRMGVLAGFLILSYYSVVAGWTLEFIGEAVTDNFAGKTAADYINTFNSFSSNPWRPVIWLILFLLATHFIIVKGVEKGIEKSAKIMMPMLFILLIILAGCSIALPGSGAGLEFLLKPEWDKVTTNVFLSAMGQAFFSLSLGMGCLCTYASYFKKDTNLTKTAFSVSIIDTFVAILAGLIIFPAAFSVGIQPDAGPSLIFITLPNVFQQAFSGVPLLAYIFSVMFYILLAVAALTSTISMHEVVTAYLHEEFHLSRKRAASFVTGGCMFLGTLCSLSLGVGKGYTLFGLNLFDMFDFVTAKIMLPLGGLCISIFTGWYLNKKIVWEEVSNNGTLKVTFYKLLIFILKFIAPIAISLIFIKELGFLKL; the protein is encoded by the coding sequence ATGACTAAAAATGACAGAGCCAATTTTGGGAGCAAATTAGGTGTCATACTTGCTTCGGCAGGTTCCGCGGTCGGTCTGGGTAACATCTGGCGGTTTCCCTACGAGACAGGTAATCACGGTGGTGCTGCGTTTATTCTCATCTACTTAGCATGTGTACTTATATTGGGAATTCCTATCATGGTATCCGAATTTCTCATCGGACGTCATTCACGCGCCAACACTGCCGGTGCTTATCAAAAACTGGCACCGGGTACGCACTGGCGTTGGGTAGGCCGTATGGGAGTATTGGCAGGTTTTCTGATCTTGAGCTACTATTCCGTAGTGGCCGGCTGGACACTGGAATTCATAGGTGAAGCTGTTACCGATAACTTTGCCGGAAAAACGGCAGCCGATTATATTAATACATTTAATTCATTCTCTTCTAATCCCTGGCGTCCGGTTATTTGGCTGATACTCTTTCTTCTCGCCACCCACTTCATCATCGTAAAAGGGGTGGAAAAAGGCATCGAAAAGTCTGCTAAGATTATGATGCCGATGCTATTTATTCTGTTAATCATACTGGCAGGCTGTTCCATTGCATTACCAGGCTCCGGTGCCGGTCTGGAGTTTCTTCTGAAGCCGGAATGGGATAAGGTAACTACCAACGTATTCCTGAGTGCCATGGGACAGGCCTTCTTCTCCCTGAGTCTGGGAATGGGATGCCTTTGCACCTATGCATCGTATTTCAAAAAAGACACGAATCTGACTAAAACTGCTTTCAGCGTTAGTATTATCGATACATTTGTAGCTATATTGGCAGGACTTATCATCTTTCCTGCTGCATTCTCGGTGGGCATTCAGCCGGATGCCGGTCCGAGTCTTATCTTCATTACACTACCCAATGTATTCCAACAGGCATTTAGCGGAGTACCTTTATTAGCTTATATATTTTCAGTCATGTTTTATATTCTTCTGGCAGTTGCAGCACTGACTTCCACCATCTCTATGCACGAAGTGGTAACGGCTTATCTGCACGAGGAATTCCACCTGAGTCGGAAACGCGCGGCAAGCTTCGTAACGGGCGGTTGTATGTTTTTGGGAACCTTATGTTCTCTTTCATTGGGAGTAGGTAAAGGATATACTCTGTTCGGCTTGAATTTATTCGACATGTTCGACTTTGTCACAGCTAAGATCATGTTGCCGTTAGGTGGTCTGTGCATTTCCATCTTTACCGGCTGGTATCTGAATAAAAAGATTGTCTGGGAAGAAGTCAGCAACAACGGAACACTGAAAGTAACGTTCTACAAATTGCTGATTTTCATATTGAAGTTTATAGCTCCGATAGCAATTTCACTCATCTTTATTAAGGAATTGGGATTCTTGAAATTGTAG
- a CDS encoding helix-hairpin-helix domain-containing protein: MQNLFKDFFYFTRGEKRGILMLIATICIVFLAGYLISAWQRRDQISPNDRAIQATAQQEYEEFIASLEEKEQSDEKQYTSYKQKKEESIPIILASFNPNTADSITFRHLGLPAWMTKNILHYRAKGGKFRKTEDFKKIYGMTEDQYFVLSPYIHIPPEDTVRHTPQLYITETVPVENIKYKTGTILDLNRADTTELKKIPGIGSGIARLIVGYRQRLGGFYQIEQLKDINLDTRQLQAWFSIDPTNVHRINLNRTGVDRLRSHPYINFYQAKAIVEYRKKKGSLTSLKPFSLYEEFTKADLDRISHYICFE; the protein is encoded by the coding sequence ATGCAGAATCTATTTAAAGATTTCTTTTACTTTACCCGGGGAGAAAAGCGAGGTATCCTGATGCTCATAGCGACTATCTGTATCGTCTTTCTCGCCGGGTATCTTATATCCGCCTGGCAACGAAGAGATCAAATCTCCCCGAATGACAGGGCTATACAAGCTACCGCCCAACAGGAATATGAAGAATTCATAGCCTCACTGGAAGAAAAAGAGCAATCCGATGAAAAACAATATACGAGTTATAAGCAAAAGAAAGAAGAAAGCATTCCCATCATCCTGGCTTCTTTCAATCCCAATACAGCTGACTCCATAACATTCCGACACTTAGGACTACCAGCATGGATGACAAAGAATATCCTGCACTATCGGGCAAAGGGTGGCAAATTCCGTAAAACGGAAGATTTTAAAAAGATATATGGAATGACAGAAGATCAATACTTTGTTCTGTCACCTTACATACATATTCCACCGGAAGACACAGTACGTCATACACCACAACTGTATATTACAGAAACTGTACCAGTGGAAAATATAAAATATAAAACCGGCACTATTCTTGATCTTAATCGCGCCGACACCACCGAATTAAAAAAGATTCCGGGTATCGGAAGCGGCATTGCCCGCCTGATTGTGGGTTATCGGCAACGCCTTGGCGGATTCTACCAAATAGAACAATTAAAGGATATCAATCTGGATACTCGGCAACTGCAAGCATGGTTCAGTATCGACCCGACGAATGTTCACCGCATTAACCTGAACCGCACCGGTGTAGACAGATTGCGCTCCCACCCTTACATCAACTTCTATCAAGCTAAAGCCATTGTAGAATACCGCAAGAAAAAAGGCTCGCTAACAAGCCTTAAACCTTTCTCCCTTTACGAGGAATTTACAAAAGCTGATCTGGACAGAATCAGCCACTATATCTGCTTTGAATAA
- a CDS encoding TonB-dependent receptor, which translates to MKRLLIAILMVSMVQEVFAQKIEIKGTVRNATDNEATEFVNVVLQTTDSVFVNGVSTNNHGSFIFNKVEAGNYRLVLSSVGYNTQYITLNGVKRNTDLGDILLEDASVALEGVTINGSSQISRPDRKLVFPSERQMKVSTNGVNLLQELMLPRIQVNPMNNEIGISGGGELQIRINGAKADINEIKALRPADIIRIEYHDNPGLRYGNAEIVLDYIVRRPDTGGSFGTDLSQGVNAMWGNYNVFGKVNHKKSEFGLSYYMGPRDFYGMYRDNEETFRLADGNTIQRVEKGEPSHAMLFMQNLNVSYSLQASKNSLFSATFRLRGNNQPNWDYQGVLYNVNDETDMVNMIDRTKNSWTRPSLDLYYQQNLKNKQTLVFNLVGTYNREKSHRIYQESLHNEILTDINNNVLGDKYSIIGEAIYEKQFSKGNALSFGLQHTQSYSNNEYRNGHNYDTRMNQGNSYIFSEYRGKIHKLDYRLGVSLTRFYYNQSGNDKPSEKYNVNPKATLHYTFSENSYLRWKAEVFNTTPSLSDLSAIEQTVDSFQIRRGNPNLKSYMCYRTELTYEWKKGIFYSNLWGAYDYRPNAIMDEKRQEGNKIVQTWDNQKDWQKLSGRLMLRVGPIWDMLQLSFTGGVNHYMSNGNNYSHTYTNWYYEGQASFNYKRFSLFWQINTNWNNFWGETLSGGENIQILGLYYKYKDLRLGVGAFNPFTDNYKVENENWNQFASYKTKSYIKESSRMFLVSLSYNFSFGRKFKATQRKVNNSDNESGVMSTGK; encoded by the coding sequence ATGAAAAGATTATTAATAGCCATACTGATGGTCAGTATGGTACAGGAAGTATTTGCTCAAAAAATAGAGATAAAAGGTACTGTACGCAATGCAACAGACAATGAAGCCACAGAATTTGTAAACGTCGTACTGCAAACCACCGACTCCGTCTTTGTAAATGGTGTGTCTACCAACAATCACGGAAGTTTCATTTTCAATAAAGTAGAAGCTGGCAATTACCGATTGGTTCTTTCCAGTGTTGGATACAACACACAATACATCACATTGAACGGAGTAAAACGTAACACAGATCTGGGAGATATTCTTCTGGAAGATGCCTCAGTAGCCCTGGAGGGTGTAACCATCAATGGTTCCAGTCAAATCAGCCGTCCCGACCGGAAACTGGTATTCCCTTCCGAACGCCAGATGAAAGTCTCCACCAATGGAGTCAATCTGTTACAAGAACTGATGCTCCCACGTATCCAAGTCAATCCGATGAATAATGAGATCGGAATATCCGGTGGAGGTGAATTGCAAATACGTATCAACGGAGCCAAGGCAGATATCAATGAGATAAAAGCTCTGCGCCCCGCCGATATCATCCGTATAGAATATCATGACAATCCCGGACTACGTTATGGCAATGCGGAAATCGTACTCGATTACATCGTTCGCCGCCCCGATACGGGAGGAAGCTTCGGCACCGATCTCAGTCAAGGTGTCAATGCAATGTGGGGAAACTACAACGTATTCGGTAAAGTCAATCATAAAAAATCAGAGTTCGGTCTTTCTTACTACATGGGGCCTCGCGATTTCTACGGTATGTATCGGGATAATGAAGAAACATTCCGCTTAGCAGATGGAAATACCATTCAGCGCGTAGAAAAGGGAGAGCCCAGCCATGCCATGTTATTCATGCAAAATCTGAATGTCAGTTACAGTCTTCAGGCATCCAAAAATTCTCTCTTCAGTGCCACCTTCCGCCTGCGTGGAAATAATCAGCCCAATTGGGATTACCAGGGAGTGCTCTATAATGTGAATGATGAGACAGATATGGTAAATATGATAGACCGCACCAAGAACAGCTGGACTCGCCCCTCTTTAGATCTCTACTATCAGCAAAACCTAAAAAATAAGCAGACGTTGGTATTCAATCTGGTAGGAACTTACAACCGGGAGAAGTCGCACCGTATCTATCAGGAAAGCCTACACAACGAAATATTGACTGACATTAACAACAATGTATTGGGTGACAAATACTCCATAATCGGAGAAGCCATTTACGAAAAGCAGTTCTCAAAAGGAAACGCATTGAGTTTTGGCTTACAGCACACCCAGTCCTATTCTAACAACGAATACAGAAACGGACATAATTATGATACCCGGATGAACCAGGGAAACAGTTACATATTCAGTGAATACCGTGGAAAGATTCATAAACTGGATTATAGATTAGGAGTCAGCCTGACACGTTTCTACTACAACCAAAGTGGTAATGACAAACCTTCTGAAAAGTACAATGTGAATCCGAAAGCTACATTACATTATACCTTCTCGGAGAATTCATATCTCCGCTGGAAAGCTGAAGTTTTTAACACCACTCCTTCATTGAGTGACCTAAGCGCCATAGAACAAACGGTAGACTCTTTCCAAATACGTCGTGGCAACCCAAATCTGAAATCGTATATGTGCTATCGCACGGAACTGACTTATGAGTGGAAGAAAGGCATTTTCTACAGTAATCTATGGGGTGCATATGATTACCGTCCCAATGCCATTATGGATGAGAAACGGCAGGAAGGCAATAAAATTGTACAAACATGGGACAATCAGAAAGACTGGCAGAAACTGTCCGGACGACTGATGCTCCGGGTAGGTCCGATATGGGACATGTTGCAACTCTCTTTTACCGGTGGAGTGAATCATTATATGAGTAACGGAAACAATTACTCCCACACTTATACCAACTGGTATTACGAAGGACAGGCTTCTTTCAACTACAAGCGTTTCTCCCTGTTCTGGCAGATTAATACCAACTGGAATAACTTTTGGGGAGAAACCTTGTCGGGAGGAGAAAACATCCAGATATTAGGTCTATATTATAAATATAAAGATCTCCGTTTGGGCGTAGGTGCTTTCAACCCATTCACTGATAATTATAAAGTAGAGAATGAGAATTGGAATCAATTTGCCTCGTACAAGACTAAAAGCTATATTAAGGAAAGCTCACGTATGTTTCTAGTCAGCTTATCCTACAATTTTTCTTTTGGGCGTAAGTTCAAAGCAACACAAAGAAAAGTAAACAATAGCGATAATGAATCAGGAGTAATGAGTACGGGGAAATAA